The following are encoded in a window of Vicugna pacos chromosome 2, VicPac4, whole genome shotgun sequence genomic DNA:
- the CFAP184 gene encoding cilia- and flagella-associated protein 184, which yields MDDHSDHTGDPERENGDAESLASRLSMIKTSSGPQSPAEPMEPESEPDPEAVEASEGGGAAAEPAESQEGPVATEAAGEEGPGEPEWPAEAESGEPAETGPEEPAKPGSKDGPQEPLKEEKADEDEEDAEDAEEAAEPRKKEVSSHVPLQLSSTRKEEAAPAREAEPEGHVEEEGKESEETEETERKRVEGRREKREEELRNVDRELESDDYEWTEEVQKRQEQQLRAELLEQYHSLMVERGRYQRYNIYLQHKIFEALRKKKGLDAAEVPDKDTEPEAPEKEQAYLHHLVLLEDLRKQQADDLSWYHQELDQLKQQCREKLSQVEKEWLHFQALKKQVVMQAMGSCRMQGGRQAALQEVEQIQALEDKKEKEMSAVRLENVQLKQSLVHFETRMKAQEDLTEGLLLIDFEQLKIENQTFNEKVEERNEELLKLRTKMTNNVQIITHVKEKLHFVDTENACKKSELMEIEAQVALRRDILTKTKQARDSLRIDNIKLNQKCGLLGKESLLRDMEEKVDRTEELNRRLESLKHHHAGLTLSCRGVRQKIREAKAFLPS from the coding sequence ATGGACGACCACTCCGATCACACTGGGGACCCCGAGAGGGAAAATGGAGATGCGGAGAGCCTGGCCTCGCGGCTGTCCATGATCAAGACTAGCTCTGGCCCCCAGTCCCCTGCCGAACCCATGGAGCCGGAGTCGGAGCCGGACCCAGAGGCTGTAGAGGCTTCAGAGGGAGGTGGCGCTGCGGCCGAGCCGGCTGAGTCCCAGGAAGGGCCGGTGGCCACCGAGGCTGCGGGCGAGGAGGGGCCCGGAGAGCCGGAGTGGCCGGCGGAGGCCGAGTCTGGGGAGCCCGCCGAGACCGGGCCTGAGGAGCCAGCCAAGCCAGGGTCCAAAGATGGGCCCCAGGAACCACTGAAGGAGGAGAAGGcggacgaggacgaggaggacGCAGAGGACGCGGAGGAGGCGGCGGAGCCGAGGAAGAAGGAAGTCTCGTCTCATGTCCCTCTGCAGCTGTCCTCGACCCGCAAGGAAGAGGCTGCGCCAGCCCGGGAGGCTGAGCCGGAGGGACacgtggaggaggaagggaaagagagcgAGGAGACTGAGGAGACCGAGAGGAAGCGTGTGGAAGGACGCCgggagaaaagagaggaagagctGAGAAATGTGGACAGGGAACTCGAGTCTGACGATTACGAGTGGACTGAGGAGGTGCAGAAGCGGCAGGAGCAGCAGCTGCGCGCCGAGCTCCTGGAACAGTACCACTCCCTGATGGTGGAGCGAGGTCGCTACCAGCGCTACAACATCTACCTGCAGCACAAGATCTTCGAGGCGCTGCGCAAGAAGAAGGGCCTGGATGCAGCCGAGGTGCCTGACAAGGACACGGAGCCTGAGGCGCCCGAGAAAGAGCAAGCATACCTACACCATCTGGTCCTGCTGGAGGATCTGAGGAAGCAACAGGCAGACGACCTGAGCTGGTATCACCAGGAGCTGGACCAGCTGAAGCAGCAGTGCAGAGAGAAGCTCTCCCAGGTGGAGAAGGAATGGCTTCACTTCCAGGCACTCAAGAAGCAGGTGGTGATGCAGGCCATGGGCAGCTGTCGGATGCAGGGTGGTCGCCAGGCCGCTCTGCAGGAGGTGGAGCAGATCCAGGCGTTGGAGGataagaaggagaaggagatgaGCGCCGTGAGGCTGGAGAATGTGCAGCTGAAACAGAGTCTGGTGCATTTTGAAACCAGGATGAAGGCCCAGGAGGACCTGACTGAGGGCCTGCTCCTTATAGATTTTGAACAGCTTAAGATTGAGAACCAGACTTTCAATGAGAAAGTTGAGGAGCGAAATGAGGAACTTTTAAAATTACGCACCAAGATGACCAACAATGTGCAAATAATAACGCACGTGAAGGAAAAGTTACACTTTGTGGATACAGAAAATGCTTGTAAAAAGTCAGAGCTTATGGAGATTGAGGCTCAGGTGGCTCTAAGGAGGGACATCTTGACCAAGACCAAGCAAGCCCGAGACAGCCTGCGGATCGACAACATCAAGCTGAATCAGAAGTGTGGGCTTCTGGGCAAGGAATCTCTCCTTCGGGacatggaggagaaggtggacagGACTGAGGAGCTCAACCGGCGCTTGGAATCCCTGAAGCACCATCACGCCGGGCTGACTTTGTCCTGCAGGGGTGTGAGGCAGAAGATCAGGGAAGCCAAAGCCTTTCTGCCCTCTTGA